The DNA region ACGAACCAGCGGAAGCTCGGGTTCAATGCCTTCATCGACGCCCGCTGGGCGTCGCCGCCATCGCCCTTTCCGGTCACCCCGACCTCGTAGCGCTGCGCCGCAGTCTGCAGGACGGTTTGATTCGGAGCGTTGGCGTACCACACCACGCCGTGATTCAGATTGCTTTCTGCAGACCGGACGTCGCAGGGAACGAGCGAGCACAGCATCACTGTCGACAGGATCGTCATTCGTGCGGAAGTGTGAGGGCGCATGATCGGACCTCTTGGGTTTTTCACCCAAGTCATGCACTGACCGTGCCAGACAAGGGAGCGGACTCCCTCGCGATGGGCGTCCCGGCTTCGGAATGGCGGTTGAAGGGATTCTGGAAAGGTGGGTCGCGATCACGCTGTTTACATCAGAAGGAGCTTACGTGCACGCGTCCCTTCTGGACCGTCCAGACGCAGGATGTAAATTCCCGCGCGCAGACGCTGTCCCTGATCATCGCGTCCGTCCCAGTGCACGACGTAGTGGCCAGGATCCGCCACCGCGTCGAAGAGACGGCGCACCTCGCGACCACGCACGTCGATGACGCGCAGCTGCACGCCACCGGCGCGACCGGTGCTGAAGCGGAGCGTCGTCGTGTCGAGGATGGGATTGGGACGACTCGGTTCGAGCACGAGAGCCTCTGCCAGCGCCGGCGCCAGGACGGCCGGCCCGTACCAGAAGGTGCGGCCGCTGCTCGTTTCCTCCGCGAGCCAGTAGTCGGTGCTACTGGCCGGCGATTGGGGATCGAGCCATTCGTAGGTTTCCTGACCCGAGAGGAGGCCGGTGCTGACCAGCGTCCACGGCACCGCGCCGTCGTCCCGGTGGACACGGAAGCCCAGGTGGTCGGCGGAGGGCGAGACGACCTGCCAGCGGAGCAGAGCCCCGGCGCTCGTCCGCACCGCGGTGAAGGATTGCAGGGTGACCGGCGTCCCACTCTCTTCCGCAGCGGCGGTGAAGAAAGTCCCTGGGTCGCGCTGGTTCGCGTACTCCGTGCCGATCCAGGCCGCCCCGTGCAGTCCCGAGCTGATGCGGAACTCGTCGCCCGCCCCGGTCATGAGGTCGTCGCCATTCCAGTACATGGGGCCGCAGATGCCCACGTCGAAGTTGCCCGCCGGATTGATGGGTATCCCGGTGTAGAAGTGCGTCACCCCCGGGTCGGCGGCCCAGGGCGTGGCCGGCTGCCTCTCGCCGTCCCAGTAGAAGTAGACCGTGTCGGCGACGCCGTCGAACACCCAGGTGAAGTAATGGAACTCGTTGAGCGGTATCGGCGTCGGATCCCAGCGCAGGTCGCGCCAGGGATTCGCCAGGTTGTAGTGCGGCCGCTGCACGATGTTGTTCGTCTGCGACGAGACGTGCCAGAAGTTGGGGTTGGACTGAAAGGTGAAGTCCGTGGTGCGCGTGGTGTGCCGGAGCCAGGCGCTGATCACATAGGTGCTGTCCGGGATGCGAATGGCCCGGGTGTTGATGAAGTGGGTGGTGCCGTTGAAGCGCCAAGCCTGGCCGCACTGGCCGGCCATCACGTCGCCGCTGGTCCAAGCGGCGGCGGCATTGCGGGCGTTGGCGTCGTGGGCGCCGGCGGTGTAGTCCTGCAGCGTGCCGAGACCCGGGTCCTCCTCGAAGTGATAGACCGCGGCGTAGGCGCCGTTCCACACCGAACCAGCCGGGGAGACGGTGGCGCCGGGGTTGTCGTAGTAGATGAAGAACTCGCGCACCGAAGCCGACAGGCTGTCGGCGGCGAACCAGATCTCTGCTTTGTGTGCGCCCGCATCGTAGCCCACGATCTCGTGGTCGAGGCGTGTGACCCCATCGCGCTTGGTGATGAGGATGTCGCTGCCGTCGGCCTTGGCGCGGGCGAAGACGCTCGTCAGGCTGCTGCCGTCGACGAGGAGGGGGAAATCCAGGAGGGTCCCCTGCACCAGAGCCGGATTCGCCGTGATCTTGACCCGATGCCTCCATCCCGAGCCGTACCAGCCGGCGGCGAGGCGCGCTCCGTCCGTACCCTCGCCCGC from Candidatus Krumholzibacteriia bacterium includes:
- a CDS encoding FlgD immunoglobulin-like domain containing protein, which encodes MRRPLLSSLRVLIASLCCLVVSRAPAGTSPATVTSRASLAGEGTDGARLAAGWYGSGWRHRVKITANPALVQGTLLDFPLLVDGSSLTSVFARAKADGSDILITKRDGVTRLDHEIVGYDAGAHKAEIWFAADSLSASVREFFIYYDNPGATVSPAGSVWNGAYAAVYHFEEDPGLGTLQDYTAGAHDANARNAAAAWTSGDVMAGQCGQAWRFNGTTHFINTRAIRIPDSTYVISAWLRHTTRTTDFTFQSNPNFWHVSSQTNNIVQRPHYNLANPWRDLRWDPTPIPLNEFHYFTWVFDGVADTVYFYWDGERQPATPWAADPGVTHFYTGIPINPAGNFDVGICGPMYWNGDDLMTGAGDEFRISSGLHGAAWIGTEYANQRDPGTFFTAAAEESGTPVTLQSFTAVRTSAGALLRWQVVSPSADHLGFRVHRDDGAVPWTLVSTGLLSGQETYEWLDPQSPASSTDYWLAEETSSGRTFWYGPAVLAPALAEALVLEPSRPNPILDTTTLRFSTGRAGGVQLRVIDVRGREVRRLFDAVADPGHYVVHWDGRDDQGQRLRAGIYILRLDGPEGTRARKLLLM